A DNA window from Candidatus Saccharibacteria bacterium oral taxon 955 contains the following coding sequences:
- a CDS encoding aminoacyl-tRNA hydrolase, with the protein MKVIFGIGNPEKRYAETRHNIGFMVLNTLASQLGVSFKRCEKFHADIAQATIDGEKILLVKPTTYYNLVGQSARAILDFYKLASVDFLVIHDDLNLPIGTLRTRIGGSDGGNNGIKSLNAHLGVKTARLRVGTWTDQQRSTDKANFVLDTLNSEERSTIEDLQAQIREIIDHFVDGSFQATTYK; encoded by the coding sequence ATGAAGGTTATTTTTGGTATCGGCAACCCTGAGAAGCGATACGCTGAGACTCGCCACAACATCGGCTTTATGGTACTCAATACACTAGCAAGCCAGCTGGGTGTATCATTCAAACGATGCGAAAAATTCCACGCCGATATCGCCCAAGCAACAATTGATGGCGAAAAAATATTGCTCGTAAAACCAACGACCTACTACAACCTAGTCGGGCAATCGGCGCGTGCCATCCTAGACTTTTATAAGCTCGCCTCGGTCGACTTTCTCGTAATTCACGACGACCTCAATCTACCAATCGGGACATTACGCACCCGTATAGGGGGCAGTGATGGCGGCAACAACGGCATCAAATCACTCAACGCTCATCTAGGTGTCAAAACAGCTCGTCTCCGCGTCGGCACCTGGACCGACCAGCAACGGTCAACCGACAAAGCGAATTTTGTCCTCGACACGCTCAACTCGGAGGAGCGCAGTACGATCGAGGATCTACAAGCTCAGATCAGGGAAATTATCGATCATTTCGTTGATGGCTCATTCCAAGCGACAACCTACAAATAA
- a CDS encoding ZIP family metal transporter encodes MEYLQLLFWATVGSVVSLAGGMLLLTSVKKREQIIRFALPFGAGALLAAALLGALPEALHGKDEPLPVLCWALGGFLAFFVLERLLGWFHHHHHDDIEGEDRIKGQTHANLVVIGDTLHNAIDGVAIGAAFLVNPSVGVATALAVAAHEVPQEIGDFGILLGKGMRPKRVVLVNLLSALATIVTALFTYWLGSAVSLDMSPLLALAAGFFIYVAASDIIPDIHERPRREGNLQALMLLAGVVVIAGVSGLIPHNHSHGTTDTHHHHHEHKESTHSDTETHHDHEDEHKHGHDYDHSE; translated from the coding sequence ATGGAATACTTACAGTTACTTTTTTGGGCAACGGTTGGCAGTGTTGTATCGCTTGCTGGCGGTATGCTGCTACTCACTTCAGTTAAAAAACGTGAACAAATCATTCGTTTTGCGCTACCCTTTGGGGCTGGCGCCTTGCTAGCGGCTGCGCTACTTGGCGCGTTGCCAGAGGCGCTTCACGGCAAAGACGAGCCACTACCAGTGCTTTGCTGGGCGCTTGGAGGCTTTTTGGCATTTTTTGTCCTAGAGCGCCTTCTCGGGTGGTTTCATCACCATCATCACGATGATATCGAGGGTGAAGATCGGATAAAGGGCCAAACTCATGCTAATCTCGTGGTAATCGGTGATACGCTACATAATGCGATCGACGGTGTAGCAATCGGGGCGGCTTTTTTGGTGAATCCTAGTGTCGGTGTCGCGACTGCCCTGGCGGTTGCTGCACATGAGGTGCCCCAGGAGATTGGTGATTTTGGTATTTTACTCGGTAAGGGTATGCGTCCGAAGCGAGTCGTACTTGTAAATCTATTAAGCGCATTGGCAACTATTGTTACCGCGCTATTCACCTACTGGCTCGGATCGGCGGTATCGCTGGATATGTCGCCGCTACTAGCGTTGGCTGCTGGGTTCTTTATCTACGTTGCTGCAAGCGATATCATCCCTGATATTCACGAGCGACCGCGTCGTGAGGGCAACTTACAGGCGCTTATGCTTCTAGCCGGTGTGGTCGTAATTGCTGGTGTGAGTGGCTTGATTCCACACAATCACTCTCATGGCACAACTGACACTCATCACCATCATCACGAACACAAAGAATCTACACATAGCGACACCGAAACTCATCATGACCATGAGGATGAACATAAGCATGGTCACGATTACGACCATAGCGAGTAG
- the dprA gene encoding DNA-protecting protein DprA: MKINNISPDKNSYLQIISSIAKPPKSLYYMGKLPDQRLPTIAVVGTRKPTRYGQEVTNRLTYELAKQGVVIVSGLALGIDALAHSIALDAGGTTIAVLANPLPTIQPATNRELGVRIIENGGAIISEHDADESYTVGRWSFLERNRIVAGISDAILITEASARSGTLNTAMHALDQGKDVFVVPGNITSPSSEGCNLLLKQGAIPVTSAEDILERLLPKRPRKQKTLPLGSNEYETAVIKHLASGVQDADEIQRLTGIDQTSLNTALTMLELAGTIRPLGNNHWTLS; the protein is encoded by the coding sequence ATGAAAATCAATAATATATCTCCAGATAAGAATTCCTACCTCCAGATAATAAGCTCTATTGCCAAGCCTCCAAAAAGCTTATATTACATGGGAAAACTGCCCGACCAGCGCCTACCAACTATCGCAGTCGTCGGAACGCGCAAGCCAACCAGATACGGTCAAGAGGTGACTAATCGCTTGACCTACGAGCTGGCAAAACAGGGAGTCGTCATCGTAAGTGGACTCGCCCTCGGTATCGATGCGCTAGCTCACAGCATCGCACTTGACGCAGGCGGGACGACAATTGCCGTACTTGCCAATCCGCTTCCCACCATCCAGCCCGCTACCAATCGTGAGCTTGGTGTACGCATCATTGAAAATGGTGGTGCAATTATTAGTGAACACGATGCCGACGAATCCTATACGGTCGGACGGTGGAGTTTCCTCGAGCGTAATCGAATCGTCGCTGGCATCTCCGACGCCATCCTCATAACCGAGGCAAGCGCTCGTTCTGGTACGCTCAATACCGCCATGCATGCCCTAGATCAAGGCAAGGACGTGTTTGTCGTACCAGGTAATATCACCAGCCCATCAAGCGAAGGCTGCAACCTCCTGCTGAAACAAGGCGCTATCCCCGTTACCTCCGCCGAGGACATTCTCGAAAGACTTCTACCTAAAAGACCTCGCAAACAGAAAACCCTACCACTTGGATCAAATGAATATGAAACCGCCGTCATCAAGCACCTTGCATCAGGCGTCCAAGATGCCGACGAAATTCAGCGCCTCACCGGTATCGACCAAACCTCACTAAATACCGCCCTTACAATGCTCGAGCTTGCCGGCACAATCCGCCCCCTCGGCAACAATCACTGGACGTTGTCATAA